The Actinomycetota bacterium genome includes a region encoding these proteins:
- a CDS encoding redoxin domain-containing protein — MNCRAHAAQLRRHHDEIRSRGAEVVAIGTGDVRYAKAFVAEEQIDFPVLVDDDASAARAASVRKASIFTLAGPRSWSGSRQAHRDGFRVHRSGNRVTQLGATFVVGPGSHVRYAHLDAHSSEHAPLDEVLAALPSPG; from the coding sequence CTGAACTGCCGAGCGCACGCGGCGCAGTTGCGTCGCCATCACGACGAGATCCGCAGCCGGGGCGCGGAGGTGGTGGCGATCGGCACGGGCGACGTGCGTTATGCGAAGGCGTTCGTGGCCGAAGAGCAGATCGACTTCCCCGTGCTGGTCGACGACGACGCGTCGGCGGCACGCGCGGCGAGTGTGCGCAAGGCGAGCATCTTCACCCTGGCGGGCCCGCGCTCGTGGAGCGGGAGCCGCCAGGCCCACCGCGACGGCTTTCGCGTGCACCGCTCGGGCAACCGTGTCACGCAGCTCGGTGCCACGTTCGTGGTGGGGCCCGGCTCCCACGTGCGCTACGCGCACCTCGACGCGCACTCCTCGGAACACGCACCGCTCGACGAGGTGCTGGCCGCGCTGCCTTCGCCTGGTTGA